One Bemisia tabaci chromosome 7, PGI_BMITA_v3 DNA window includes the following coding sequences:
- the LOC140223728 gene encoding uncharacterized protein isoform X2 produces the protein MSRRSQRIIQRDTAITKCRNIPGFDESTPIQNNTICIETSAQSYDAEPKKEKKIESSETYALVNVANDISNNDSDITHPVNEAENSFIENLETHQSNSKPKKKIKSKSRDLSDLISEDWLPVS, from the exons ATGAGTCGACGCAGTCAAAGAATAATTCAGAG AGATACAGCTATAACCAAATGCAGAAACATTCCTGGTTTTGATGAATCCACCCCGATCCAAAACAATACTATATGCATTGAAACATCTGCACAATCGTATGACGCCGAgccaaagaaggaaaagaaaatagaatcgAGTGAAACCTATGCACT GGTGAACGTTGCAAATGATATATCGAACAATGATTCTGATATTACGCATCCAGTAAAtgaagcagaaaattcattcaTCGAAAATCTTGAAACACATCAGTCGAACTCAAAGcctaaaaagaagataaaatcaaAGTCACGTGACTTATC ggatttaatatcggaagactggcttccagtatcgtag
- the LOC140223728 gene encoding uncharacterized protein isoform X1, with the protein MATNKKILAEALLIYLRNSPFFACFRDTAITKCRNIPGFDESTPIQNNTICIETSAQSYDAEPKKEKKIESSETYALVNVANDISNNDSDITHPVNEAENSFIENLETHQSNSKPKKKIKSKSRDLSDLISEDWLPVS; encoded by the exons ATGGcaaccaataaaaaaattttagcaGAAGCTTTATTAATCTACCTAAGAAACTCTCcattttttgcttgtttcaGAGATACAGCTATAACCAAATGCAGAAACATTCCTGGTTTTGATGAATCCACCCCGATCCAAAACAATACTATATGCATTGAAACATCTGCACAATCGTATGACGCCGAgccaaagaaggaaaagaaaatagaatcgAGTGAAACCTATGCACT GGTGAACGTTGCAAATGATATATCGAACAATGATTCTGATATTACGCATCCAGTAAAtgaagcagaaaattcattcaTCGAAAATCTTGAAACACATCAGTCGAACTCAAAGcctaaaaagaagataaaatcaaAGTCACGTGACTTATC ggatttaatatcggaagactggcttccagtatcgtag